A single region of the Pseudorhodoplanes sp. genome encodes:
- a CDS encoding DUF3883 domain-containing protein, whose protein sequence is MSRGLDYCELRFHGLSRLPLALAGLVTTGWRVEAAPAARSLPRNGQTLSLLAGTEDKRVRLFAYTVTESSRNRPHERRVEITSTYPGGLPIARHYTDVVVAFDRESNGWVGLDNRRLSHGGPTHNASSFVPSSGFKKIVRGDITILPMETNLFETEFAAFFHAEQLAEYIFNAEQIHAGTYNGAGIFSGAISKPAPVGLSVRSDTLCGDDIVFRAPVPRRKKIAVNTSLISAYQDGLIADVKGREITREQLLELKRRCDEIGLNGERWVLSYERRRLKRAGRHDLADKIEWVSQTSPFAGFDISSFDASGDRRHIEVKATISGRRKFEMTENEWASAQSLRASYNIYRVTSLETYPALKIFVDPVALLESGVLTRRAANWLVEY, encoded by the coding sequence GTGTCGCGGGGGCTCGATTACTGCGAACTCAGATTTCATGGCCTCAGCCGGCTTCCGTTAGCCTTGGCTGGGCTGGTCACCACCGGCTGGCGAGTTGAAGCGGCCCCAGCGGCGCGCTCATTACCACGAAACGGCCAGACATTGAGTCTGTTGGCCGGCACGGAAGACAAGAGAGTTCGTCTCTTCGCCTACACCGTAACGGAATCCAGTCGAAACAGGCCCCATGAACGTCGTGTAGAGATCACTAGTACGTATCCCGGTGGCTTACCGATCGCCAGGCACTACACAGACGTGGTGGTGGCGTTTGACCGGGAATCGAATGGATGGGTTGGGCTGGACAATAGACGATTGTCGCACGGCGGTCCGACACACAATGCCTCGTCTTTTGTCCCCTCGTCTGGGTTTAAGAAGATCGTCAGGGGCGACATCACTATTCTTCCGATGGAAACAAATCTATTCGAAACCGAATTCGCTGCGTTCTTTCATGCAGAACAGCTCGCGGAGTACATTTTCAATGCCGAACAGATACACGCAGGCACGTACAATGGAGCCGGAATATTTTCGGGCGCCATATCGAAACCAGCGCCGGTGGGACTTTCTGTTCGCAGCGATACGCTCTGCGGCGATGATATCGTTTTCCGTGCGCCGGTGCCTCGAAGGAAAAAAATAGCCGTAAATACTAGCCTTATTTCAGCTTATCAGGATGGCTTGATCGCAGACGTTAAGGGTCGCGAGATTACGCGTGAGCAGCTTCTGGAGTTGAAACGACGTTGTGACGAGATTGGTCTTAATGGTGAACGCTGGGTGCTTTCATATGAAAGACGCCGATTGAAGCGGGCCGGCCGCCACGACCTCGCGGATAAGATTGAATGGGTGAGCCAAACCAGCCCTTTTGCCGGCTTTGATATCTCGTCATTCGACGCTAGCGGAGATCGTCGGCACATCGAAGTCAAGGCTACTATTTCAGGCCGCCGGAAGTTTGAAATGACTGAAAACGAGTGGGCTTCAGCACAATCGCTACGCGCGAGTTATAACATCTATAGAGTGACTTCATTAGAGACATATCCCGCCTTAAAGATCTTCGTAGACCCGGTCGCCTTGCTGGAAAGCGGCGTACTTACACGAAGAGCAGCAAATTGGTTGGTGGAGTACTGA
- a CDS encoding site-specific DNA-methyltransferase produces the protein MSRSRNKTIEVEALTHKDAKRRNIPTAEFESLMREEDKSPIQLAYERRNRDLDPQLVWRGKDEQDWSDLIVQAPPLYIQEKVHPKVLIDDLRRESKERAKEKAPPLPDLFGDFNGLHDIEAKTEFYAHDQNWSNRMILGDSLSVMASLAEREGLRGQVQCIFIDPPYGIKFNSNFQWSTTSRDVKDGAKDHITREPEQVRAFRDTWRDGIHSYLTYLRDRLTVARDLLHESGSIFVQIGDENVHRVRALMDEVFGERNAVAMIAFTKGATGLSASDRMPARLDYILWYGRSESVPVKFRQLYTLKNAEDDPNFSWLILPTGERVRVTEWEKNGSPKPAGSRLGQDVSLTKPGPGAKYEIEYRGRIFDSGRRWWGTTKAQLERALKTGRIIVIGNSLRHLRYLDESSLTAIGNLWDGFLGQSSPVYVVQTNTDIVQRCILMATDPGDLVLDPTCGSGTTAYVAEQWGRRWITIDTSRVAMALARSRIMGARYPYYLLADSPEGQMKEAEITRSAPRTTPTHGNIRLGFVYERVPHITLKSIANNAEIDVIWEKWQETLEPHRSVLNKALSKSWEEWEIPREAEEKWPTAAKEAHAKWWEARIARQKEIDASIAARAEFAYLYDKPYTDSSRVRVAGPFTVESLSPHRVVAIDADDRLMEGVAEPGRRYRHNGSGTPEDFADMILENLKAAGVQQAQKEDRITFASLTGWPGRYICAEGKFMEGDKERRAGILVGPEFGTVSRPDLVAAAREAGDAGFDVLIACAFNYDAHSAEFDKLGRVPVLKARMNPDLHMGDDLKATGAGNLFVVFGEPDIDIENLKDGMIRVKINGIDVFKPQTGEIESGGPESIALWMIDTDYNEESFFVRHAYFLGANGPYRALKTTLKAEIDEEAWASLNRDVSRPFPRPASGRIAVKVINHLGDEVMKVFSI, from the coding sequence ATGAGCAGGAGCAGAAACAAGACGATCGAGGTCGAAGCCCTCACTCACAAGGATGCGAAGCGCCGCAACATCCCGACCGCCGAGTTCGAGAGCCTGATGCGGGAGGAAGACAAGTCTCCCATCCAGCTCGCTTACGAACGCCGCAACCGCGATCTCGACCCGCAGCTCGTCTGGCGCGGCAAGGACGAGCAGGACTGGTCCGATCTGATCGTTCAAGCCCCGCCGCTTTACATCCAGGAGAAGGTGCACCCAAAGGTCCTGATCGACGATCTGCGCCGCGAGTCGAAGGAGCGGGCGAAGGAGAAGGCGCCGCCGCTGCCGGACCTATTCGGCGACTTCAACGGCCTCCACGACATCGAGGCGAAGACCGAGTTCTATGCCCACGACCAGAACTGGTCTAACCGCATGATCCTGGGCGATTCCTTAAGCGTTATGGCAAGCCTCGCCGAGCGCGAAGGACTGCGCGGGCAGGTGCAGTGCATCTTTATAGACCCGCCCTACGGCATCAAATTCAACTCCAACTTCCAGTGGTCGACGACCAGCCGCGACGTGAAGGACGGCGCGAAGGATCACATCACGCGCGAGCCCGAGCAGGTGCGCGCGTTTCGGGATACGTGGCGCGACGGCATCCACTCCTATCTCACTTATCTTCGCGATCGCCTCACTGTGGCGCGTGACCTCCTGCACGAGAGCGGCAGCATCTTCGTACAGATCGGCGACGAGAATGTGCATCGCGTTCGGGCGCTGATGGACGAGGTATTTGGTGAGCGTAATGCAGTGGCGATGATTGCGTTCACAAAGGGTGCTACAGGTCTGTCAGCCAGTGATCGTATGCCGGCGCGATTGGACTACATACTTTGGTACGGCAGGAGCGAGAGCGTACCGGTCAAATTCCGTCAACTCTATACGCTTAAGAACGCAGAGGATGATCCAAACTTCTCCTGGTTGATACTCCCTACCGGCGAGCGGGTGAGAGTTACCGAGTGGGAAAAGAATGGTTCGCCGAAGCCCGCAGGAAGTCGCCTCGGTCAGGACGTATCACTTACAAAGCCGGGACCCGGCGCAAAATACGAGATTGAATACCGTGGCAGGATATTTGACTCGGGGAGACGGTGGTGGGGCACAACCAAGGCCCAACTTGAGAGGGCACTCAAGACAGGTCGGATCATTGTTATTGGGAACTCTCTCAGGCACCTTCGATATCTGGATGAAAGCAGCCTTACGGCAATCGGGAATCTTTGGGACGGCTTCCTAGGTCAATCATCGCCGGTTTACGTCGTCCAGACAAATACTGATATCGTTCAGCGCTGTATATTAATGGCGACTGATCCGGGCGACTTGGTTCTTGATCCTACCTGCGGCTCCGGCACGACCGCTTATGTTGCTGAGCAATGGGGCCGGCGCTGGATCACAATTGATACATCCCGCGTCGCGATGGCGCTCGCTCGATCGCGCATCATGGGCGCACGATATCCGTATTACCTGCTGGCCGACTCGCCCGAAGGGCAAATGAAGGAAGCGGAAATCACGCGCTCCGCCCCGCGCACGACGCCGACCCACGGCAATATCCGCCTAGGTTTCGTCTATGAGCGCGTGCCCCACATCACGCTGAAATCCATCGCCAACAATGCCGAGATCGATGTGATTTGGGAGAAGTGGCAGGAGACGCTGGAGCCGCATCGCTCTGTGCTCAACAAGGCGCTGTCGAAATCCTGGGAGGAATGGGAAATCCCCCGCGAAGCGGAGGAGAAGTGGCCCACGGCCGCGAAGGAGGCGCACGCCAAATGGTGGGAAGCGCGCATCGCCCGGCAGAAGGAAATTGACGCCTCGATCGCCGCCAGGGCCGAGTTCGCGTATCTCTACGACAAGCCTTACACCGACAGCTCGCGCGTGCGCGTCGCCGGGCCGTTCACGGTCGAAAGCCTGTCGCCGCATCGCGTCGTCGCGATCGATGCGGACGATCGGCTGATGGAGGGTGTGGCCGAGCCCGGACGCCGGTATCGCCACAACGGCTCTGGCACGCCGGAAGACTTCGCGGACATGATCCTCGAGAACCTCAAGGCCGCCGGCGTGCAGCAGGCGCAGAAGGAAGACCGGATCACATTTGCTTCGCTCACCGGCTGGCCAGGGAGATATATCTGCGCCGAAGGCAAATTCATGGAGGGCGACAAGGAGAGGCGAGCCGGCATTCTCGTCGGTCCCGAGTTCGGCACTGTCTCGCGCCCCGACCTTGTCGCGGCCGCCCGCGAGGCCGGCGATGCGGGGTTCGATGTGCTGATCGCCTGCGCCTTCAACTACGATGCCCATTCGGCCGAGTTCGACAAGCTGGGACGCGTGCCCGTGCTCAAGGCGCGTATGAATCCCGACCTGCACATGGGCGATGATTTGAAGGCAACAGGCGCGGGCAATCTGTTCGTCGTGTTCGGCGAGCCCGACATCGACATCGAGAATCTCAAGGACGGGATGATCCGCGTCAAGATCAACGGCATCGACGTGTTCAAGCCGCAGACCGGGGAGATCGAAAGCGGTGGGCCGGAATCGATCGCTCTGTGGATGATCGACACCGACTACAACGAGGAGAGCTTCTTCGTTCGCCACGCTTACTTCCTAGGCGCAAACGGTCCCTACAGGGCGCTCAAGACAACGCTCAAAGCCGAGATCGACGAGGAGGCGTGGGCAAGCCTGAACCGCGACGTGTCACGTCCGTTCCCAAGACCGGCCTCAGGCCGCATCGCTGTGAAGGTCATAAATCACCTTGGCGACGAGGTGATGAAGGTCTTTTCGATTTAG